A window of Cucurbita pepo subsp. pepo cultivar mu-cu-16 chromosome LG06, ASM280686v2, whole genome shotgun sequence contains these coding sequences:
- the LOC111797241 gene encoding uncharacterized protein LOC111797241 isoform X4, producing the protein MKLIRDTKANPSPDLLVCFPSRSHFALMPNPLCSPARASDSNKLRRYHRRRRSAESPVVWAKAKTMGGSEVSEPSSPKVTCAGQIKMRPKSRKSWESVMEEIERIHNRRELRRRRFNWVESLGFKKDIMQFLTCLRSLRFDFGCFGAFPEAEFTSEDEEEEDVAVQGSDGSRTAFSKWFMVLQGSGVRRDGNGLCTVDDASIGPPMAPPRNALLLMRCRSAPAKSWVEEGCSEEEEETEVKVKKSLKWLMEEENRESRGLVTRSQSWKV; encoded by the exons ATGAAATTAATTAGAGACACTAAAGCGAACCCTTCACCGGATTTATTGGTTTGTTTCCCTTCTCGCTCGCATTTCGCTTTAATGCCAAACCCACTCTGTAGTCCTGCCAGAGCATCTGATTCGAACAAGCTCCGCCGTTATCACCGGCGGAGGAGGTCGGCGGAGAGTCCGGTGGTTTGGGCCAAAGCGAAGACGATGGGGGGGTCTGAGGTGTCGGAACCGTCGTCGCCGAAAGTGACCTGTGCAGGGCAGATTAAGATGAGGCCGAAGAGCAGGAAGAGCTGGGAATCGGTGATGGAGGAGATAGAGAGAATTCATAATAGGAGGGAATTACGGCGGAGGAGGTTCAATTGGGTCGAATCTTTAGGGTTCAAGAAGGATATAATGCAATTCTTAACGTGTTTACGGAGCTTACGGTTTGATTTTGG GTGTTTCGGAGCTTTCCCTGAAGCAGAGTTCACCTctgaagacgaagaagaagaggacGTGGCTGTCCAGGGGAGTGATGGCTCCAGAACGGCGTTTTCTAAATGGTTTATG GTTTTACAGGGAAGTGGGGTCCGGAGAGACGGCAACGGTCTCTGTACAGTTGATGATGCATCGATTGGGCCGCCGATGGCGCCGCCCAGAAACGCGCTTTTGCTGATGCGCTGCAGGTCTGCTCCGGCGAAGAGTTGGGTGGAGGAAGGATGTtcggaggaggaagaagaaacagaggtgAAGGTGAAGAAGAGCTTGAAATGGCTAATGGAGGAAGAGAACAGAGAGAGCAGGGGTTTGGTTACGAGGAGTCAGAGTTGGAAGGTTTGA
- the LOC111797241 gene encoding uncharacterized protein LOC111797241 isoform X2 encodes MKLIRDTKANPSPDLLVCFPSRSHFALMPNPLCSPARASDSNKLRRYHRRRRSAESPVVWAKAKTMGGSEVSEPSSPKVTCAGQIKMRPKSRKSWESVMEEIERIHNRRELRRRRFNWVESLGFKKDIMQFLTCLRSLRFDFGCFGAFPEAEFTSEDEEEEDVAVEGSDGSRTAFSKWFMVLQGSGVRRDGNGLCTVDDASIGPPMAPPRNALLLMRCRSAPAKSWVEEGCSEEEEETEVKVKKSLKWLMEEENRESRGLVTRSQSWKV; translated from the exons ATGAAATTAATTAGAGACACTAAAGCGAACCCTTCACCGGATTTATTGGTTTGTTTCCCTTCTCGCTCGCATTTCGCTTTAATGCCAAACCCACTCTGTAGTCCTGCCAGAGCATCTGATTCGAACAAGCTCCGCCGTTATCACCGGCGGAGGAGGTCGGCGGAGAGTCCGGTGGTTTGGGCCAAAGCGAAGACGATGGGGGGGTCTGAGGTGTCGGAACCGTCGTCGCCGAAAGTGACCTGTGCAGGGCAGATTAAGATGAGGCCGAAGAGCAGGAAGAGCTGGGAATCGGTGATGGAGGAGATAGAGAGAATTCATAATAGGAGGGAATTACGGCGGAGGAGGTTCAATTGGGTCGAATCTTTAGGGTTCAAGAAGGATATAATGCAATTCTTAACGTGTTTACGGAGCTTACGGTTTGATTTTGGGTGTTTCGGAGCTTTCCCTGAAGCAGAGTTCACCTctgaagacgaagaagaagaggacGTGGCTGTCGAG GGGAGTGATGGCTCCAGAACGGCGTTTTCTAAATGGTTCATGGTTTTACAGGGAAGTGGGGTCCGGAGAGACGGCAACGGTCTCTGTACAGTTGATGATGCATCGATTGGGCCGCCGATGGCGCCGCCCAGAAACGCGCTTTTGCTGATGCGCTGCAGGTCTGCTCCGGCGAAGAGTTGGGTGGAGGAAGGATGTtcggaggaggaagaagaaacagaggtgAAGGTGAAGAAGAGCTTGAAATGGCTAATGGAGGAAGAGAACAGAGAGAGCAGGGGTTTGGTTACGAGGAGTCAGAGTTGGAAGGTTTGA
- the LOC111797241 gene encoding uncharacterized protein LOC111797241 isoform X3, whose protein sequence is MKLIRDTKANPSPDLLVCFPSRSHFALMPNPLCSPARASDSNKLRRYHRRRRSAESPVVWAKAKTMGGSEVSEPSSPKVTCAGQIKMRPKSRKSWESVMEEIERIHNRRELRRRRFNWVESLGFKKDIMQFLTCLRSLRFDFGCFGAFPEAEFTSEDEEEEDVAVQGSDGSRTAFSKWFMVLQGSGVRRDGNGLCTVDDASIGPPMAPPRNALLLMRCRSAPAKSWVEEGCSEEEEETEVKVKKSLKWLMEEENRESRGLVTRSQSWKV, encoded by the exons ATGAAATTAATTAGAGACACTAAAGCGAACCCTTCACCGGATTTATTGGTTTGTTTCCCTTCTCGCTCGCATTTCGCTTTAATGCCAAACCCACTCTGTAGTCCTGCCAGAGCATCTGATTCGAACAAGCTCCGCCGTTATCACCGGCGGAGGAGGTCGGCGGAGAGTCCGGTGGTTTGGGCCAAAGCGAAGACGATGGGGGGGTCTGAGGTGTCGGAACCGTCGTCGCCGAAAGTGACCTGTGCAGGGCAGATTAAGATGAGGCCGAAGAGCAGGAAGAGCTGGGAATCGGTGATGGAGGAGATAGAGAGAATTCATAATAGGAGGGAATTACGGCGGAGGAGGTTCAATTGGGTCGAATCTTTAGGGTTCAAGAAGGATATAATGCAATTCTTAACGTGTTTACGGAGCTTACGGTTTGATTTTGGGTGTTTCGGAGCTTTCCCTGAAGCAGAGTTCACCTctgaagacgaagaagaagag gacGTGGCTGTCCAGGGGAGTGATGGCTCCAGAACGGCGTTTTCTAAATGGTTTATG GTTTTACAGGGAAGTGGGGTCCGGAGAGACGGCAACGGTCTCTGTACAGTTGATGATGCATCGATTGGGCCGCCGATGGCGCCGCCCAGAAACGCGCTTTTGCTGATGCGCTGCAGGTCTGCTCCGGCGAAGAGTTGGGTGGAGGAAGGATGTtcggaggaggaagaagaaacagaggtgAAGGTGAAGAAGAGCTTGAAATGGCTAATGGAGGAAGAGAACAGAGAGAGCAGGGGTTTGGTTACGAGGAGTCAGAGTTGGAAGGTTTGA
- the LOC111797241 gene encoding uncharacterized protein LOC111797241 isoform X1, translating to MKLIRDTKANPSPDLLVCFPSRSHFALMPNPLCSPARASDSNKLRRYHRRRRSAESPVVWAKAKTMGGSEVSEPSSPKVTCAGQIKMRPKSRKSWESVMEEIERIHNRRELRRRRFNWVESLGFKKDIMQFLTCLRSLRFDFGCFGAFPEAEFTSEDEEEEDVAVEGSDGSRTAFSKWFMVLQGSGVRRDGNGLCTVDDASIGPPMAPPRNALLLMRCRSAPAKSWVEEGCSEEEEETEVKVKKSLKWLMEEENRESRGLVTRSQSWKV from the exons ATGAAATTAATTAGAGACACTAAAGCGAACCCTTCACCGGATTTATTGGTTTGTTTCCCTTCTCGCTCGCATTTCGCTTTAATGCCAAACCCACTCTGTAGTCCTGCCAGAGCATCTGATTCGAACAAGCTCCGCCGTTATCACCGGCGGAGGAGGTCGGCGGAGAGTCCGGTGGTTTGGGCCAAAGCGAAGACGATGGGGGGGTCTGAGGTGTCGGAACCGTCGTCGCCGAAAGTGACCTGTGCAGGGCAGATTAAGATGAGGCCGAAGAGCAGGAAGAGCTGGGAATCGGTGATGGAGGAGATAGAGAGAATTCATAATAGGAGGGAATTACGGCGGAGGAGGTTCAATTGGGTCGAATCTTTAGGGTTCAAGAAGGATATAATGCAATTCTTAACGTGTTTACGGAGCTTACGGTTTGATTTTGGGTGTTTCGGAGCTTTCCCTGAAGCAGAGTTCACCTctgaagacgaagaagaagaggacGTGGCTGTCGAGGGGAGTGATGGCTCCAGAACGGCGTT TTCTAAATGGTTCATGGTTTTACAGGGAAGTGGGGTCCGGAGAGACGGCAACGGTCTCTGTACAGTTGATGATGCATCGATTGGGCCGCCGATGGCGCCGCCCAGAAACGCGCTTTTGCTGATGCGCTGCAGGTCTGCTCCGGCGAAGAGTTGGGTGGAGGAAGGATGTtcggaggaggaagaagaaacagaggtgAAGGTGAAGAAGAGCTTGAAATGGCTAATGGAGGAAGAGAACAGAGAGAGCAGGGGTTTGGTTACGAGGAGTCAGAGTTGGAAGGTTTGA